The following coding sequences lie in one Bacillota bacterium genomic window:
- a CDS encoding acyl carrier protein, producing the protein MKGGVEVEILERMRKVIVDKLSVEQQRIVPTASFKGDLGADSLDLVELVMGLEEEFSISIPEADMDKISNVQDALDYVSAKLA; encoded by the coding sequence ATGAAAGGAGGTGTAGAAGTGGAGATATTAGAGCGGATGCGTAAAGTCATCGTCGACAAACTTTCCGTAGAGCAGCAAAGGATCGTGCCCACAGCCTCATTTAAGGGCGATCTTGGTGCAGATTCTTTGGACTTAGTGGAACTAGTGATGGGCCTAGAAGAAGAGTTTTCAATTTCCATTCCAGAAGCCGATATGGATAAGATAAGCAATGTGCAAGATGCCCTAGACTACGTAAGTGCTAAGTTAGCCTAA
- the fabG gene encoding 3-oxoacyl-[acyl-carrier-protein] reductase, producing the protein MKIALVTGGAGGVGQAICRELAANGFRVLVHYNTKQDEALDLVASIRSHGQEAEVCHGNLANESEVAQLFADIAASYGRLDVVVNNAGISRDSLVLTMKLKDWQDVLDVNLTAVFLVCRAASRVMLKQKSGKIINVGSVVGLRGNIGQANYAAAKAGLVGFTKSMAKELASRGITCNVVAPGFIDAGMAAQLPGAIKEALLSTIPQGRPGTPRDVAAAVAFLSGAGADYITGQVLCVDGGMVM; encoded by the coding sequence ATGAAGATAGCCTTAGTCACCGGAGGGGCAGGGGGGGTCGGCCAGGCCATTTGCCGTGAGCTTGCGGCAAACGGCTTCAGGGTGCTCGTGCACTACAATACCAAGCAAGACGAAGCCCTAGACTTGGTGGCCAGCATACGTAGCCATGGCCAAGAAGCCGAGGTCTGCCATGGCAATTTAGCCAATGAGAGTGAAGTGGCACAGCTTTTTGCCGACATTGCGGCGTCCTATGGCCGGCTAGATGTAGTGGTGAATAACGCCGGCATATCCCGTGATTCGCTCGTTCTCACCATGAAACTTAAAGACTGGCAAGACGTTTTAGACGTCAATCTTACCGCTGTTTTTTTAGTCTGTCGCGCTGCCTCTAGAGTAATGCTCAAGCAGAAAAGCGGCAAGATTATTAACGTAGGCTCGGTCGTCGGGCTAAGGGGCAACATAGGCCAGGCAAATTATGCCGCTGCAAAAGCGGGGCTGGTTGGTTTCACCAAGAGCATGGCCAAAGAGCTCGCCAGTCGAGGAATTACCTGCAATGTTGTGGCGCCTGGCTTTATAGATGCGGGCATGGCGGCGCAGCTTCCCGGTGCGATTAAAGAGGCACTTCTTTCCACAATTCCCCAAGGCCGTCCCGGTACTCCCCGAGATGTAGCGGCTGCAGTGGCGTTTTTGTCTGGTGCAGGTGCTGACTACATCACGGGGCAGGTGCTCTGTGTTGACGGCGGCATGGTAATGTAG